In Fibrobacter sp. UWR3, a genomic segment contains:
- a CDS encoding thioesterase family protein, whose translation MEKKGISHTCKIEVRYSETDAMGVVHHGSYPIWFEQARIDFFKAIGAPYTEIEKEGFESPVLELVVKYRKACRFGDVVDIETEFSQVGRYKWKFNYRAYVKGELCTTGSTLHAFTKGGEPTAEKPECFKRVENRLFPSN comes from the coding sequence ATGGAAAAGAAAGGCATAAGCCATACCTGCAAAATCGAGGTCCGCTACTCCGAAACCGACGCCATGGGGGTGGTCCACCACGGGTCGTACCCCATCTGGTTCGAGCAGGCCCGCATCGACTTCTTCAAGGCGATAGGCGCGCCCTACACCGAAATCGAGAAGGAAGGGTTCGAAAGCCCCGTGCTGGAACTGGTCGTGAAGTACAGGAAGGCCTGCAGGTTCGGCGACGTGGTCGACATCGAGACCGAATTCTCGCAGGTAGGCAGGTACAAGTGGAAATTCAACTACAGGGCCTACGTGAAAGGCGAACTTTGCACCACGGGTTCCACGCTGCACGCCTTTACCAAGGGCGGCGAGCCCACCGCCGAGAAGCCCGAATGCTTCAAGCGCGTGGAAAACCGCCTGTTCCCTAGTAATTAG
- a CDS encoding GTP-binding protein, with the protein MAKEHFDRSKPHCNIGTIGHVDHGKTTLTAA; encoded by the coding sequence ATGGCAAAAGAACATTTTGACAGAAGCAAGCCGCACTGCAACATTGGCACCATCGGCCACGTTGACCACGGTAAAACCACCCTGACCGCCGCAAT